The window CGACTGGGTATCCCGGTTCGTTTGTTTCCACAGATTACGATCTCCCCGTTCGATGGGAAAAGCGGAAGTCGAAGATTTCCTCTCCGACTTGGCCGTTGGCAAGAACGTGTCTGCGTCCACCCAGAATCAGGCAATGAGCGCCCTTCTCTTTCTGTATCGCGACGTGTTGGGCATACAACTCGAGTGGCTCGATGCGGTTGTTCGTGCAAAACGACCGCAGCGCCTCCCGGTAGTGCTGACCCGGGAGGAAGTGTCCGCGATGTTCCGCCATCTCGCGGGAACCAACCTGATCGCCGCGATGCTGCTATACGGGGCGGGGCTCCGGCTGATGGAATGTCTGCAACTTCGAATAAAGGACATCGATTTCGGCTATCGCCAGATCACCGTGCGACAAGGGAAGGGCGGCAAGGATCGGATCAGCATTCTACCGTCAGCGATCGAACCCCGCTTGAAGCATCACCTCGAAGACGTCCGGGCAAAATTCGAAAATGATTTGAAGAAAGGGGGCGGCTACGTTAAACTCCCGGGGGCGATCTCCCGAAAATACCCCAACGCCGATCGCACATGGGGTTGGCAATGGGTATTCCCGGCCCACCGCAAGTTCGAGGATCCCGAAACGGGGGACAATTGTCGCCACCATCTTCACGAAACGGTTCTTCAACGCGCAGTGAAAGAAGCCGCGCATTTGGCCGGTCTCGAGAAACACGTCACCTGTCATACGTTCCGTCACTCGTTCGCGACGCATCTCCTGGAAGACGGATACGACATCCGCACGATCCAGGAGTTGCTGGGCCATCGCGACGTCAGCACAACAATGATTTATACACACGTCCTCAACAGAGGAGGCCGTTGCGTCCGCAGTCCAATGGACGTACTCCGATAACGTCGACAGTTCCGGATCGCGCCCCTTCCCTCGCAGCCTATCCCCCTCACCATTTTCCCCCTCCTCCGCAGTCTATCGCCCTTCCCCCCAACCTCTCCCCCCCAACAATTCCAAACCCGTTCAACAACCTATTGCCATTCAGGACCCGTTACCATCAACAATATCTCGCTCCGTTTCAAGTCTATCGCCCTTCCAGACCCAGACTAAAAAGAACCTAATTTAAGTTAGGCACACTAAACAATGAAATATATAACAGGCGAAATTAAAAAATCTTTGTTTCAAAACATTCTCAACGCCTCTGTCGAGTTGGGAGGAAGTCGTATAGTTTTTTGGTACTACCCGGAATTGGAAATAAGAAGACAAAATATATTATTAAATCAATTTGAGGAATATTTAATAGGGCGAGACAAATATGAACCGGTTACGCTTTACGGCGGTGGTGATGACCCAAAACCTGTTGAGGAAACACCAATTTCGTATAAAATTAATAAAGATAATATTGGATTGCTAGCAAATAATATTTCAAGAATTATTAAGGTCTGTAGTGATATTGCAATATATAACGAAGAGAGCAGGGAGTGGATAACAGCAATTATATTTCATGAAAGAATTGGTTTGATT is drawn from Candidatus Deferrimicrobiaceae bacterium and contains these coding sequences:
- a CDS encoding integron integrase, with product MLDRIRNEIRKRHYSRRTEEAYSDWVSRFVCFHRLRSPRSMGKAEVEDFLSDLAVGKNVSASTQNQAMSALLFLYRDVLGIQLEWLDAVVRAKRPQRLPVVLTREEVSAMFRHLAGTNLIAAMLLYGAGLRLMECLQLRIKDIDFGYRQITVRQGKGGKDRISILPSAIEPRLKHHLEDVRAKFENDLKKGGGYVKLPGAISRKYPNADRTWGWQWVFPAHRKFEDPETGDNCRHHLHETVLQRAVKEAAHLAGLEKHVTCHTFRHSFATHLLEDGYDIRTIQELLGHRDVSTTMIYTHVLNRGGRCVRSPMDVLR